The genomic interval ATAAGAAATTCATAAACATCCAAGCTGCTTGTTTTTGCTCTTTTGATGCCCAAGCAAACATAATTAAATCTGTACCGGCTATAGGTGAATGGGGAACTCCATCAACTGAAGGTAATGGTGCCCATGACCATTCATATTTACCTTTAATAGATTTTTCAACATAAGGTTTTCCTGCAATAGTACCCATATACATAGCTATTTGACCATTGCCAAAAGGATCATTTAAATATCCGCCTTGAACCATAGCAACTTCATCAGATTTTAATTTATACATAAATTCTAGAGCTTTTAAAGTGATTTCTTTATCTAAAGTAATTTTCCATTTTCCATTTCCTGCATAATCTAATACTTTTCCATTCATTGCATATAAAAATGTTTGGAAGTCATCAACTGTTGTTCTATAACCTAAACCATATTGATCTATTGTACCGTCACCATCTAAGTCTTCTGTTAATAATGAAGCTACTTCGTATAATTCATCTAAAGTTTTTGGTGCTTCTACTCCGTATAAATCGAATAAGTCAACGTTATAATAGGTTGTATATACACTTTTATTAAATGGTATAGAGTATACTGTATCTCCCCATGTGCACATATCTTTAAATACATCATATATTTTATTTTCCCAAATGTTTTTGAATTCATTATCTCCAAATATAAATTTATTTAATGGTTCAACTATACCTTCACTTTGAAGATATTTAGATGTCCAGTTTGAATAAGCTTGCGCTAATACAGGTAAATTTTCTCTTGAACCTTCGTTATATGCAACAACTGTACTTAATAACTTTCTAGATAATGCTCCGTAGTTACCAACATATACAGGAACAATTTCAACATATGGATTTTCTCTGTTAAATGCTGCAACTAATTCATCTAAAGTTTTACCATGTCCGCCTCCCATAGCATGCCAAAATTCAACTTTAATTTTTTCACCAAAAGAAAAAGCAATAACTAATAATAATAAAGAAACTAGAAGTACTTTCTTCACCCATAACACCTCCTAAAAGTTTTGTTTAACATATAATTATACTATACTTAATATAAAAAATGCAAATTAAAAATCATTTATTATTCTAACTAAATCCTTTTTAATTCTCTCTAAGCTACCATCATTGATGATTTTAAAATCATATGTAAAAGATAAGTCTTTTTGTGAATTTAAAATATTTTTAGCTTTTTCATAAGAAAGACCTCTATAATTTATAAGCCTTTTTAAACGTAAGTCTTCTGGTGAATCAATAAGAATAATATAATCACATATTTCATCTAATCCAATTTTTTCAATTAAAGCACCATCTATAAAAATAATATCTTCTTGAGAGTTATTAATTTCATTAATAACATATTGCTTTATTTTAGGATGTAAAAGTGAATTTAATAATTCTAATTTTTCATTTGAACTAAAAACTATTTGAGCTAAGGAATTTCTGTTTATTTGATTATTTTTTAAAATATTTTTTCCAAATAAATCAACTAACCTTTCGATTATTTTTTTATCTTTTAATAATAAATGACCTACTTCGTCTAAATCAATAATATAATAGCCAAGATTTTTTAAAATCTTGGCTATTGTACTTTTTCCGCTACCAGCATATCCTGTTATACCTATTACTTTCATATTATAAACTTTTCCTTTTTTTCTGTTTTTTCTTTTACTTCTTTTGCAAAATTTTCATATCCCTCTCTACCCATCAAAGCATATGTTACCTTTTTGCCTAATTCAACTCCAGGTTGATCGTAAGCATCAATTTCTAATAATTTACCCATTACAGCTGTTTGAAATTCATATGCAAGAAAGAATTGACCAACATTAAAAGCATTAATTTCAGGGAAAATAACCTTCATATTTGGTTTTCCGTGTTCTGTTAGAGCGTATTCTGTACCGAAAAGTTCAGTGTTTAACAACTCTGATAATGTTCTACCACCTAAATAAGATAAGGCGGAGTAATTTTCATGTAATTTAGGTATTTTTATATCCCTTTCGAATTTTTCTAATTTTAAGAATGTTATAATTTTATCATCAGGACCTTCATTATACAATTGAACTTGTGAGTGTTGATCAGTAGCCCCTAATGCTTTTACCGGTGTTTGACCAACATTAACTATTTCACCATTAATATTATATTTTTTACCTAAACTTTCTGCCCATAATTGCCTATACCAATCGGCTAATAAAAATAACTTATTAGAATAAGGCATCATTACAGATATATTATAACCATTATTGTAATATAAATAATGTAATAAAGCATTTAAAGCTGCTGGGTTTTCAAATATGTTATTATTTGAAACTTTTTCTAGCATAGCTTTAGCGCCATTCAATAAGTCTATAATATCTATACCTCCAGCTAAAGCTGATAATAATCCAACAGGAGTTAAAACACTAAATCTACCTCCAACGTTAGGTGGAATATCTAAAGTTTCTATTCCTTCGTTTTTAGCAATTTCCCTTAAAATTCCTTTTTCTGGATCTGTAGTGAAAATAATATGTTTTTTAGGATCAAGACCATAACTATCAATAATGCCTCTAGCTATTAAATAATTAGACATTGCTTCAGCTGTTGTCCCTGATTTTGAGATAACATTAAATAAAGTTGTATGCGGATTTATTTGATCTAAAATTGAAGCCACAAAGTCAGGATCAACATTATCTACAATAAAAATTTTTGGAGTTTTTCTATTATTCATATTATTATAATTTAGAGGATTTAAAGTATTTTGTAAAGCTATATTTCCTAATGCAGATCCTCCAATTCCAAGCACAACAAAACTATCAAAAGATTGGATCCATTCTTGTAAATCAAGAATTTTTTCTACAAATTTGGTATCATCGAGAAGATCTATAAAACCTGGTTTTTCTTTTAAAATATCATTTATAATACTTGCAATTTTTTCTTTATATTCATTAACCTCATCAAATTTAATTCCCTTTTCGATATTAGGGAAAAACATATTTGTGAAATCAAATTTAATTCCTTTCATATTTATCCTCCCTCTCCAAAGTTAAAATTCTAATAAGTTAATATACTTTCAATTTTGACATTATTAAAATTATCTCTAGGATTTAAAAAACTTAATTCTATTAAACATAATATACCTGAAACTTCAGCATCCAATTTTTTCACTAAAGTTTCAATAGCTTTAATAGTTCCACCTGTTGCTAAAACATCATCAACAATTAATACTTTTTCTCCTTTATTTAAAGCGTCTTTATGCATTTGTATTTTGGCCTCTCCATATTCTAATGAGTAAGAAACTTCTATTACATCATATGGCAATTTGCCTGGTTTTCTTACAGGAACTAATTTTTTTCCTAACTTATACGCTAAAGCGGATCCGAATAAAAAACCTCTAGCTTCGGGGACTAATATTGCATCAAAATCTAAGTCTTTTACACGTTCGGCCATTGTATCGATTAATTCTTTAAAAGCTTCTGGATTAGCTAATAAAGGTGTAATATCTTTAAATATGATACCTGGTTTAGGAAAATCTGGAATATCTCTAATATAATCTTCAAAATTCATTGCAATTCCTCCTTCAAGTTTATTGACAAATGTATTTTACCATATTTTTTTTAAAAAACAATATAAACAACAAAAAAAGTCCCACTAATGGGACTTTTTTGTTTTATATGAACAATTTAAAAATAGATAAATTTTTTTTTCTATTTCACCTATAGTCACTTTATTACCTTCTTTTAAAGTTTCAAATGCTGCTTTTAAAACTAAGACACGTGGATATTTATTTAAACTTATTTTAATTGGATCTGAATTGTTAAAGAATTTTTTACTTTCTACATCTAATGTTTTCATATTTTTTTCACTCCCTTCAAAAAAAATACTTGACAAAATAGAAAAATGATGTTATAATCTAATCGCTTTAGGGCTCGTAGCTCAGTTGGTGAGAGCTTCCGGCTCATAACCGGGAGGTCGGTGGTTCGAATCCACCCGAGCCCACCATATATCGAGGCGAACGCCTCGATTTTTTTATACCTATTAATATTTTAATATATTTTATTATTTTTGTCAAGTTTTTTTGTTTAAAATGTTAATTTTTTAAATCTCAGAAATACCAATAAAATTGAGTTTTTCACATTAATATAAAAGTAACTTTTTAGATATTTTTTTTTAATCTTATACCTTTTAATTTGATAAAATTAGATTATAATAATTTATATAACGCTTGATATATTAATAAAAAGGAGTGTTTTTATGAGAAAAATATTAATTTTTGTTTTTATTTTTATAATCTATTTTACGTCTTTTGGAGTTAAAATAATAACTAATTTTAATGAAAATATTGATGCTGAATTTGTTTCTGTTTCAAGAATACAAAATGAAGTTATGATTTTTTATAAGATAAATAATAATTTAGCTAGAATGTCAATATCAGATATTAAATCAATTGAATTTTCTGAAGAAGAAAAAGATAAAATGTATATATCTTTAGACAAGGGATATTCTTTTAAGGCTGAATTTGAAAGTATTGAAGGCGAATACTTAATTTTAAGAAACAAAGAAACATTATTTAAAATTAATAAAAGTGATTTAAATATAATTACATTAAAGAAAAGAATAGAATCAGATATTATAAATACAGAGTTTGGCAAATTTCATATGTCTCCAATTGAGATAATATCAGATATATATTGGAAAGTTAAAACAGAATATGGAATTTTATCAATACCATCTGAAAAAATAGTATCTGATTTTATGCCAGGAGTTACAAATGAAGGAAAAAATTTAGTATATTTTTATAATGGCGATTATTTTTTTTATAACAAAGTTTTATTAGAAGATTCTAAGTTTAAATTCGAAATTTTAAATTTTAATATTAAAGTTGATAAAAAAAATATTTTGTTTTTAAAAGATAAAGATTATATCCCAAATAAAAATAGATATACTAAAAAAATAAAAATGAATATAAACAATTTAGAATATTTAGTAGATAATTTTGATATTAATGGAAATAAAATTATCTTTAATAATAATGAAATTATTAATCCTGATATAAAATTTCTATCTAGATCAATTGTAAATATATATATATTAAGCGATTTATTTTTTGGTGGAGTAACTGCAAAAAATAATGTTTTATATTTATCTGGCTATTCTAAAAAGTTATATGTTATAGACATGATAAAAGGAATAAATAAGATATATAAGCTAAATTCATATTCATATGATTTTCCTGTATTATTTAAAGATAAATTGTATGTTTCTGGGTATAGAAGAGGATTAATTGAAGTAGATTTAAATAATCATAATATTTTTGAAAAAGAAATAGACCCTATTTATTCAAATATATCAATTATTAATGATAAATTGAAGGTTATTCATTTATGGTCGAATTACTTATATTTTTTAGATGAAAATAATAATATAATAAAAAGATATGAAATAAAAACTTCTAAATTTAGCCCTATTATAGATTATGATGGGAATATAATTGCATTGGATATTTTTGGTAATTTATATAAATTTGATAAAGAATTAAATTTGATATGTAATATTAATTTAAATGGAAAAATACAAAATTTTGATATTGATAAAAATAATAATATATATATTTCTGGACCAGATAATAAGTTTACAATTTTAGATAAAAATGGAAATATTATATATCAGTATTTATTACCTGATATACCATACTCTTATCCACTAATTAACGAAAAAAATAATGAAGTTTATATTTCTTTATTAGATGGATATTTATACAGTCTTAAAAATGGTAAAATTAATAAATTAATTAATGTAGGATTAGTTCCGGGTTCTGGTATTTTAACTGAAAAATATATCATATTAAATAATTTAAAATATGATATTCTTTTAATAGATAAAGAATCTAAAAAAATTCTAGAAAAATATCATCTTGGATATTCAAATAAATTATCTATAGAAGATGGTTTTTTGTATGCCGCTTCATCTAAAGGAGTTATATCAATAATTGATATTAATGATAAAGAAGTTTTTCAATATAAATTTAATTCTCAGCATATTGGTAATCCCAATATAAAATAGATGTATGAATAATATTGTTATTAATTATAATTTAAATGGCATAATAAAAAATCCCATCCATAGAAATTTCGGATGGGATTTTTATTAGTTATTTTCATATTGTAGCTTGTATAAATCATAATAAATTCCTCTTTTTTGAATTAATTCATTATGAGTTCCTTCTTCGATTACTTTACCTTTGTGAACAACAATAATTCTATTTGCTTTTTTTATTGTAGATAATCTGTGAGCAATAGAAATAATTGTAACTTTACCAATTAAATTTTCCATAGCTTTTTGTATTAAGTATTCAGTTTCTACATCAATATTTGCAGTAGCTTCATCTAGTATAATAACTTTTGATTTAAATATTACAGCTCTAGCTAAAGCGATTAATTGCCTTTCTCCGGCGGATAAAGTACTACCTCGTTCCAAAATTTTTGTATGATATTTATCGGGAAATTTTTCTATCATTTCATGAGCATGTACTTGTTTAGCTGCTTTTATAACTTCTTCTTCAGATATGGATTCATCAAAAATTCTTATATTATCTAAAATACTACCAGTAAATAAGAATACATCTTGAGGGACAACGGCGATTTGGCGTCTTAATAAATGTAGATCATAATCATATATATTTTTATTATCTATTAATATTTCACCATATTTAATTCTATATAATCCATTAATTAATTTTATTATAGTTGTTTTTCCAGAACCAGTTTCTCCCACTATAGCAACATTGTCTTTTTTATTTATTCTAAAAGAAACATTTTTTAATATATAATTATCTTTTTCATATGCAAAAAAAACATTTTTAAATTCAATACTACCATCATGTATCTCATTGTATTTGCCTTTTCCAAAATCTTCTTTTTCTAATTCTTTTAATCTAAATATTTTTTCAGCAGATGCAAAAGCATTTTGAAGTATATCATATTTTTCGGCAATATCAAATAAAGGTCTAAAAAACATATCTATATATGAGGTGAATGCAATTAAAACGCCAAATGAAACGATATTTTGATTAAATAATTTTGCGCCAAACCAAAATAATATAGATAAGGTTATATAATATAATACATTCATAAAAGGTCTAAATAAACCATTTAATATTATTTGTTGCATTCTAGATTTGTATAACTTATGACTTAAATCATAAAATTCATTTCTTTTTCTATCTTCTTGATTAAAAGCTTTTGTTACATTTGCCCCAGCAATATTTTCAGCTAAAAATGAGTTTGTAGCTGAAATTCTTGTTCTAGTTTTTGAATATATTTTTTTATCAATTTTACCAAATATCCAAGTAGATAAAATTATTATTGGAAACATTGATACAACATATAATGACAAATTCATATTCATTTTAAACATTACGATAATGACACCTATTATTATTGCAATATCTTTTGTTAAACTAGTTAAAACGTCAGTGAAAAATTGTGATAAATTTTGTGTATCATTAACAGTTCTTGTAGTTATTTTACCTGTAGGGTTTTTAGTAAAAAAATCTAAAGGTATATTTAATATATGTGAATATAATTCGTCCCTAATATCATAAATTACCTTTTGTCCTAAAAGATTAGAGAATATAACTTGTCCATAATTAAATAAAAATTGAAATAAAAATAATGAAATAATAATTATTGTGTATTTAGAAATATCATCTAATGCTTTGTTTTTTATGCTATTTACAAAATCATTACTAACTAGAATTTTTTCATTATCTTTAATCATATAATATGAATTATCAATTTTTTTTAATGTGTAATCTCCTTTAGGTGAAGATAAAAATTCATTGTTATTAAAGTTAAATTTATACGCGGAATTTATGACATTATCAATAGCATATCTCATAACAGATGGAATTGCTAAATCTACCACAGTTGATGAAAATAAAAAGACAAAAGATAATATCAATATTATATAATACTTTTTAATATATCTCCAGAGCATAGAAAATATAACAATATTAGAAATATTTCGTTGATTATCTTCTTTTAAAATATCTGTATGTGCAGTTCTCATATTATTCCTCCTCTAATTTTTCTTCAATTAATTGTTTCATATACATACTATAATAAGCACCTTCTAATGCAAGTAATTCTTCATGAGAACCATATTCAATTATTTCACCATTATCAAATACAAAAATCTTATCAGCATTTCTTACAGCTTTAAGCCTATGAGAAATAACAATCATTGTTTTATTAATAACGTTATTTCTTAAGTTTTTAATAATTTCTTCTTCTGTTTCAGTATCTACAGCTGATAAACAATCATCAAGAATAATAAAAGGAGCATTTTTAGCCAAAGCTCTAGCAATTGAAACTCTTTGTTTTTGCCCTCCTGAAAGAGTCACACCTCTTTCACCAACCAAAGTTTTATATTTTTCAGGTAAATCTTGAATATCTTCATGCACATTAGCTATTTTAGCATAAAAAGGAGCATTTTTAGCTTCCTCAGGATGAGCAAAACTAATATTATCTTCTATGGGCATTGAAAATAAAAAAGATTCTTGAGGTACATATGAAATATTATCGCGTATTACCTTTGAATGTATATCATTAATATCCAAATCATCAATAAAAATAGTATCCTTTTCAACTGGATAGAATTTAAGAAGTAACTTTGGTAATGTTGACTTACCAGATCCAATTTTTCCGACAAAAGCAATCATTTCACCAGCTTTTATTTCCATATTAATATTTTTTAACGCATATTTTTCAGTATTAGGATATTTAAAATTAAGATTTTTAATTTTTATATTCCCATTAAATTTAAAATTTTTATTGATGCTTGATGGTTCAATGACATTAGATCTTGAATTTAATATTTCCATTAATCTATTATATGAAGCTTTTCCCCTTTCAATAATGTTTGTGACCCATCCAACAGCCATCATTGGCCATACTAACATACCAATATACGAATAAAACATGACTAATTGTCCAAAAGTAATTTCTTCATTAATTACCATTTTACCGCCAAAATAAATTGCTAAAACACTTGATAATGAAGCAAAAAATTGTATTAAAGGGAACATTAAACCCCATGTTTTTATTAATTTCATTTGGGCATCATAATACTTTTTTGATCTATCATTAAATCTTCTTTTCATGGTATTTTCTAAAGAAAAAACTTTTACTACATGTATCCCTGCGTAGCTTTCTTCAGTATGATCAGATAAGTCCGAAATAGTTTTTTGTAAATTCTTGAATAAATTTCTTATCAATCTTCCAAAAAAAAGCGTTATTAAACCTATTATAGGCAAAGGTATTAAAGAGTATAATGTTAATTTTGGGTTTACAAAATTTATCATAGCAATAATTGTTATAGTAGACATAAATATAGTATCTACAATCATGACAATTGCAGGCCCAATAGCCATTCTAACAGCATTTAAATCTTCAGTAAATCTAGTCATTAAGTCTCCTGTTCTCCATTTATCAAAAAAATCATATGATTGATCTAGTATATGAGAAAAAATATCATTTGCAGTTTTAAATTCAAATAATCTTGATGTTCCAAATATAAAAAATCTCCAAATAAACCTTCCTAGCATAATAGAAAATGCTAAAAATAATATAGAAAAAATATATGATTTAATAACATTAAAATCTTCAAAAACTTTTAAATAATCAATTATAGATCCAATTTTTTTTGGTATAAATATTTGCAAATAATCAATTATCAAAAGAAATAATACACCAATTAAATATCTCCACCAATTTTTTTTAATAAATTGTTTTATGATAATAACACCCCCATTTTTGTTTGTCTTACTAACAATTCTAACATTTTTAAGGAAAAAAATCAATATATAAAGAAATATAAAATGAAACAATTATAAGGAGGAGTAATAATGCTAGAAGTATTAGATAAAAAAATATTAGTATTTTGGTTTGAAAATTTTGCAAGTAATATTACTGCAATAGAACTTAATGAAGAAGTTGTTCTGATAGATTCTTCGCTTTATCCTGAAAAATTAAAAAAAATTATAGAATTGGTTCAGATAAGAACAAAGAAACCAGTTAAAAAAATATTTTTAACACATCACCACCCAGATCATTCTTTTGGAGCTATTTTTCATGGTGGATTAGAAATTATATTATCTGAAAAAACATTGATAAAATTATTTGAATATGAAAAAAATGTCTTAAATAAAATATCTAAAGAATCAGAATACGATTTTTCTGAATTACAAGGAAAATTATCCAAATGCAAGTTTAATGTTTTTAGAAATGATAATATGAATACATCATCAAAAACAATTATTAGTGGAATAAATTTAGGAGGACACACTGAAGACTCAACAATTTATAAGATTTATCCAGAAAACATTTTAATATCTGGTGATTTAATTGTTTCGGGAGTTCATTCGGAAATAAATGAGGCAAATATAGATAATTGGATAAAAATATTGTCTGAATTAGAAAATCAAAATATAAAAAAAATAATTCCAGGTCATGGAAAGCCTGGTGGAATAGAATTGATAAAGAATCAATTAGAATATTTAAAAATATTTAAAGAAAACGGAAATGAAGAAATAATTAAAATTTATAAGAATTATAAATATCCAGAATTATTATTGAATTTCTAGTAAATGCTTTTTAATAAAATCTGTGTTATAAGGGGTTATGCTTATGTTAGCTATAACCCTTTTTTTGTTATTAGAATTTACAAATTTAATTTTTTCTAAATAATAAATATCTTCAAATTTTTTAAAATATATATACATTTGTGTATAATCTATTCCTAAGAAACGTAAAGCATTTTTAGATTTTGGGTAAAAATAATAAATTATATTATTATTTTCTTCAAATGTTTTTATAAAAAATTTATCTTGTGAATAGGTTATAGATAAAATACTTATAAAATCTTTGAATATTTTCAAATTGTTATTTATATTATCATATGCATCAATATCTTCTTTTAAATCAGTATAAAATTTATTATTATGTAAATCATAATAATAATCTATTTCTGATAAAATAGACGGTTTATGTATTTTAAAATAAAAATATTTCATATTATCTATATATAAATCAAAAGAAATAGAGGTAGGAGTAGAATCTACCTCAAAAAGCATTTCTGATTTTATTAAAATTTGTGGTAATTTTGAATAATTAGAAAATAAGTTTACTATATTTTCGTTTGGATATGAGACAATAAATAATAATAAAAATAAAATTGTAAAAATTTTTGTTGTATATATTTTTTTCATTTTAATGCTCTTAACCTCTCTTCTAATGAAACTATTTCAGTTATTCTAACACCAAAGTTTTCATCGATAACTACAACTTCTCCTCTGGCAATTAATCTTCCATTTACATAAATGTCTACAGGTTCACCAGCTAATTTATCTAATTGAATCATTGAGCCTTGATGGAAATTTAGTATATCTCTTAATGAATATTTTCTTCTTCCAAGTTCAACAGATACATTTAAAGGAATATCAAAAAGTAGTTGTAATTTATCTAAATCAATATTTTCTGTAGGTTCAACCATTTGTCCACTAATAGCACCAAATGTTTTGGGTTGAATATTAACTTGTTGTTCTTTTGGGATATATCCCATAGGTTGTTGCATAGGCTGTTGATACATAGGCTGTTGCATAGGCTGTTGATACATAGGTTGTTGCATAGGTTGTTGATACATAGGTTGTTGCATAGGTTGTTGATACATAGGTTGATACATAGGCTGTTGCATAGGCTGTTGCATAGGCTGTTGCATAGGCTGTTGCATAGGCTGTTGCGTAGGTTGTTGCATAGGCTGTTGCATAGGCTGTTGCATAGGCTGTTGCGTAGGTTGTTCTGAGTTATTATTTTCCACATTTACATTTTGAGCAGCTAAAACTTTATCTTTAATACTATTAGCTATATCAATTGGGACAAATTGCCACATTTCCCCATCTTTTAAACCTTGAATTTTTAATTTAAATTTTATACCAATTATAGTTTCTGGAGCATCCTCTAAATCTGGAGGAAATGAAACATTTGGGTCGTTAAAGTCTAAAACTTCTACTTGTGGAGGTGTTATATCAACTTTAGTATTTAAAAATTCTGATAATGATGTAGCTGCAGCACCCATCATTTGATTTATGGCTTCTGCCATAGCGCTTATAGATATCTCATCAAATGTTTCAGGTACATTCTCTCCGGTTCCACCCATCATAAGGTCGGCTATTATAGAAGATATATATACTGGAAATAAAAAGAAATTTGTTCCGTGTAATCCATCTTTGTAATTTATGGATATTATCAAATACTTTCCATCAAATTGATTTTTTATCTCAGATTTTAATAAAGTTAAAGATTCAGGGCTTGATATATCAACCTTTCTTTTTAATAAAGTAGATAAAGTAGTAGCTCCAGCTCCCATAGCTATATTTCCAACTTCACCCACTAAGTCCAATATTATTGGATCAATATTTAGATTATTTTGTTCAGCATTTGATGAAGGATTATCATCGTTTTGAGTTAAACCTTGTAGCAAAGCGTCTAGTTCTTCTTGAGATAAGAATTCATCTGACATTATTACACCTCCACTATTCAAGGCTAGATAAGTATTTTTCTACAATAACTTTTTCTAGCAATTCGGGATCTTCTTTTTCAATTTTTACAGCAAAATGCCCTTTATATGTTCCAGGGGTACCTTTAAAAACAGGGGTATCTTGTATATTTATATTTATCGGTTCATCATTAAATGAATTCAATCTAATAACATCACCTATATCTATATTTAAAAAATCTCCAAGTTGTATTGTAGTTTCGCCTAGAACAGCTTTAACTTCTGCTTTAGTCATTAAAACAGAATTTTTAAGTTTTTCTAATTGTTTAGGGGTTGTTTTCCTATCTGGAGACCAAAGTCTGGTTGTTAACTTTTCATTTATAGGTTCCAGTAATGATGAAGGCCAACAAACATTGATAAAACCTTGAATATCTTTAAAGTTTATTGATAATGTAATTAATACAGTCATTTCATTTGGTGCCGCTATTTGAACAAATTGCGGATTAAATTCAGTTTTTTCTAATATTGTATCAAATGGTACAATAGTTGCCCATGCTTTACTTAATGCTTTGATTAAAGATAAACCTTCTTTTCTTAAAATGGAAAGTTCTAATTCTG from Marinitoga sp. 38H-ov carries:
- a CDS encoding ABC transporter ATP-binding protein, whose protein sequence is MIFFLKNVRIVSKTNKNGGVIIIKQFIKKNWWRYLIGVLFLLIIDYLQIFIPKKIGSIIDYLKVFEDFNVIKSYIFSILFLAFSIMLGRFIWRFFIFGTSRLFEFKTANDIFSHILDQSYDFFDKWRTGDLMTRFTEDLNAVRMAIGPAIVMIVDTIFMSTITIIAMINFVNPKLTLYSLIPLPIIGLITLFFGRLIRNLFKNLQKTISDLSDHTEESYAGIHVVKVFSLENTMKRRFNDRSKKYYDAQMKLIKTWGLMFPLIQFFASLSSVLAIYFGGKMVINEEITFGQLVMFYSYIGMLVWPMMAVGWVTNIIERGKASYNRLMEILNSRSNVIEPSSINKNFKFNGNIKIKNLNFKYPNTEKYALKNINMEIKAGEMIAFVGKIGSGKSTLPKLLLKFYPVEKDTIFIDDLDINDIHSKVIRDNISYVPQESFLFSMPIEDNISFAHPEEAKNAPFYAKIANVHEDIQDLPEKYKTLVGERGVTLSGGQKQRVSIARALAKNAPFIILDDCLSAVDTETEEEIIKNLRNNVINKTMIVISHRLKAVRNADKIFVFDNGEIIEYGSHEELLALEGAYYSMYMKQLIEEKLEEE
- a CDS encoding MBL fold metallo-hydrolase, with the translated sequence MLEVLDKKILVFWFENFASNITAIELNEEVVLIDSSLYPEKLKKIIELVQIRTKKPVKKIFLTHHHPDHSFGAIFHGGLEIILSEKTLIKLFEYEKNVLNKISKESEYDFSELQGKLSKCKFNVFRNDNMNTSSKTIISGINLGGHTEDSTIYKIYPENILISGDLIVSGVHSEINEANIDNWIKILSELENQNIKKIIPGHGKPGGIELIKNQLEYLKIFKENGNEEIIKIYKNYKYPELLLNF
- the fliY gene encoding flagellar motor switch phosphatase FliY, which codes for MSDEFLSQEELDALLQGLTQNDDNPSSNAEQNNLNIDPIILDLVGEVGNIAMGAGATTLSTLLKRKVDISSPESLTLLKSEIKNQFDGKYLIISINYKDGLHGTNFFLFPVYISSIIADLMMGGTGENVPETFDEISISAMAEAINQMMGAAATSLSEFLNTKVDITPPQVEVLDFNDPNVSFPPDLEDAPETIIGIKFKLKIQGLKDGEMWQFVPIDIANSIKDKVLAAQNVNVENNNSEQPTQQPMQQPMQQPMQQPTQQPMQQPMQQPMQQPMQQPMYQPMYQQPMQQPMYQQPMQQPMYQQPMQQPMYQQPMQQPMGYIPKEQQVNIQPKTFGAISGQMVEPTENIDLDKLQLLFDIPLNVSVELGRRKYSLRDILNFHQGSMIQLDKLAGEPVDIYVNGRLIARGEVVVIDENFGVRITEIVSLEERLRALK
- the fliM gene encoding flagellar motor switch protein FliM, with translation MPPENETLSQEEIDALLHAMEAGSLSVSNVDEEEDIMANVREYNFRRPMKFSKEQLRTLQLIHENYARDVSTYLSSRARSYVNVTFASVDQITFSEFQQSLTSPTFISIFSTDILPGSAVFQMGLDIGYVLVDKLLGGPGIPLETLRTPTELELSILRKEGLSLIKALSKAWATIVPFDTILEKTEFNPQFVQIAAPNEMTVLITLSINFKDIQGFINVCWPSSLLEPINEKLTTRLWSPDRKTTPKQLEKLKNSVLMTKAEVKAVLGETTIQLGDFLNIDIGDVIRLNSFNDEPININIQDTPVFKGTPGTYKGHFAVKIEKEDPELLEKVIVEKYLSSLE